One stretch of Pseudodesulfovibrio senegalensis DNA includes these proteins:
- the flgF gene encoding flagellar basal-body rod protein FlgF, with protein MRDSSFSALFGALSNELRMSTVANNLANANTTAYKKDKIAFHDTFQRFAHDYLGDAKPYLRDKDLWPRANVMARPRLSDQQIDFTQGSLQQTGNQLDMAISGDGFFKVQIGDEQLLTRAGNFVVDAEGTLMTPEGNPVIGGGGPVNIPPTSRVVVDGSGGIIVDGALVARMDVVTVSDLNELEKVGKNCYRLRSGSTADEIPAEDCTVEQGYLEKGNVEVVTEMVAMIETQRSFEAYSKVIKGDSELDTKLLTQVGRAT; from the coding sequence ATGAGAGACAGCTCATTCAGCGCATTATTCGGGGCTTTGTCCAATGAATTGAGGATGTCGACGGTTGCCAATAATTTGGCGAACGCCAATACGACCGCCTACAAGAAGGACAAGATAGCCTTTCACGACACGTTTCAGCGTTTTGCCCACGATTATCTGGGCGACGCCAAACCGTACCTGCGCGACAAGGATTTGTGGCCCCGTGCCAATGTCATGGCCAGGCCGCGCCTTTCCGACCAGCAGATAGATTTTACGCAGGGCAGTCTTCAGCAGACCGGAAACCAGCTGGACATGGCCATTAGCGGCGATGGCTTTTTCAAGGTCCAGATCGGCGACGAGCAGCTCCTGACCCGTGCCGGCAATTTCGTGGTGGACGCGGAGGGAACGCTCATGACGCCCGAGGGCAATCCGGTCATCGGTGGCGGCGGTCCCGTCAATATTCCGCCCACTTCGCGAGTCGTCGTGGACGGTTCGGGTGGCATCATCGTGGATGGTGCACTGGTCGCCAGAATGGATGTCGTCACGGTTTCCGACCTCAACGAACTCGAGAAGGTCGGCAAAAACTGTTACCGCCTGCGCTCCGGATCCACAGCCGATGAGATTCCGGCTGAGGACTGTACCGTGGAGCAGGGATATCTGGAAAAAGGAAATGTCGAGGTTGTGACCGAAATGGTGGCCATGATCGAGACCCAGCGTTCGTTCGAAGCCTATTCCAAGGTCATCAAGGGCGATAGCGAGCTCGACACCAAGTTGCTCACCCAGGTGGGCAGGGCAACATAA
- the flgG gene encoding flagellar basal-body rod protein FlgG produces MMRSLWTAATGMVAQQKHIDVLSNNLANVNTTGFKKSRAEFEDLMYQTQKIAGTLNEGGNRIPTGMQVGMGVRTVTVHKFFTQGDFENTGNSLDVAIEGDGFFRVQQNGEDAYTRAGSFKLDNEGRIVTANGYPLQPEFIVPAETVNLVITENGDIEAQDKQGQALASGDIPIYTFINPAGLNAVGNNLYFETEASGDAVEGTPGDDNFGTLAQGFIEGSNVEMVDEMVGLIVGQRGYELNSKVITTSDSMLQTAINVKR; encoded by the coding sequence ATGATGCGTTCCTTGTGGACTGCGGCCACGGGCATGGTGGCCCAGCAAAAGCACATCGACGTGCTGTCCAACAACCTGGCCAACGTCAATACTACCGGTTTCAAGAAGAGCCGGGCCGAATTCGAGGACCTCATGTACCAGACCCAGAAGATCGCGGGCACGCTCAACGAGGGCGGCAACCGCATCCCCACGGGCATGCAGGTCGGCATGGGTGTAAGAACCGTGACCGTTCACAAGTTCTTTACACAGGGTGATTTCGAGAACACGGGCAACAGTCTGGACGTGGCCATCGAGGGCGACGGTTTCTTCAGGGTGCAGCAGAACGGCGAGGACGCTTACACGCGTGCCGGTTCATTCAAGCTGGACAACGAGGGCCGAATCGTCACCGCAAATGGCTATCCCCTGCAGCCCGAATTCATCGTCCCTGCGGAGACCGTGAATCTGGTCATCACCGAAAACGGGGACATCGAGGCACAGGACAAACAGGGGCAGGCGTTGGCTTCCGGCGACATCCCCATCTATACGTTCATCAACCCGGCCGGGCTCAATGCCGTTGGCAACAATTTGTACTTCGAGACCGAGGCTTCCGGCGATGCCGTGGAAGGTACGCCGGGCGACGATAACTTCGGCACGTTGGCACAGGGTTTCATTGAAGGTTCCAATGTGGAAATGGTCGATGAAATGGTCGGTCTGATCGTGGGGCAGCGGGGCTATGAGCTCAACTCCAAGGTCATCACCACTTCGGACTCCATGCTCCAGACAGCCATCAACGTGAAGCGCTAG
- the flgA gene encoding flagellar basal body P-ring formation chaperone FlgA, translating to MSISLHKDMFFKAQKPCLFALASLLALVAVFMASGVVSAADEWRIKVKGAVCVHEPVVQLGHIAHPVGDYDRDAWKRLASTRLWKASTRKGRPVVVPRAKLENILKYYLKEEAARCVLPLKMAIQTGGRVVAGQDLRNRVVEFLTIHSRGMGEDVEFKNFAMPDEFFLPNTYDKIELALSDEAMSPGTNRFVLRAKTPDGKITRTKTGSVFVSVWKTVPCASRPVNRNERLTSDKITFIKKNVAYMANVWDGEKGAWRVKRPVGTGQPFLMTNIEPMPMVTKGDVITLVYKNKRIQLTTKVEALGDGHLGQNITVRNLQSKRIIAATVVDNGVAKVR from the coding sequence ATGAGTATCTCATTGCATAAAGACATGTTTTTCAAGGCCCAAAAGCCCTGCCTCTTCGCTTTGGCGAGCCTCCTGGCTCTTGTTGCCGTTTTCATGGCTTCGGGAGTGGTCTCGGCTGCGGATGAGTGGCGCATCAAGGTCAAGGGAGCGGTCTGCGTGCACGAGCCTGTTGTCCAGCTGGGGCATATTGCCCATCCCGTGGGCGATTATGATCGCGACGCGTGGAAGCGTCTGGCCAGCACCCGGCTGTGGAAGGCATCCACACGCAAGGGGCGTCCGGTCGTGGTCCCCCGTGCCAAGCTGGAAAATATTCTCAAGTATTACCTCAAGGAAGAGGCTGCGCGCTGTGTGTTGCCTCTCAAAATGGCTATCCAGACCGGTGGCCGAGTCGTTGCCGGACAGGATCTCAGGAACAGGGTTGTCGAATTTTTGACGATTCATTCCCGGGGAATGGGCGAGGATGTCGAATTCAAGAATTTCGCCATGCCGGATGAGTTTTTCTTGCCCAACACATACGACAAAATCGAATTGGCGCTTTCGGACGAGGCCATGTCTCCCGGCACAAATCGGTTTGTGCTGCGCGCAAAGACCCCGGACGGAAAAATCACCAGAACCAAGACCGGCAGCGTGTTTGTGAGTGTCTGGAAAACCGTGCCCTGCGCATCGCGCCCCGTGAATCGGAATGAGCGGTTAACCTCTGATAAAATTACATTTATCAAAAAGAATGTCGCCTATATGGCCAACGTGTGGGACGGAGAGAAAGGCGCATGGCGGGTCAAGCGTCCGGTGGGCACCGGGCAGCCGTTTTTGATGACGAACATCGAACCCATGCCCATGGTCACCAAGGGCGATGTCATCACCCTGGTTTACAAAAACAAGCGCATACAGCTGACCACCAAGGTCGAGGCGCTCGGGGACGGCCATCTGGGACAGAACATTACGGTGCGCAACTTGCAAAGCAAGAGAATCATAGCGGCCACGGTTGTGGACAACGGTGTGGCCAAGGTCCGTTAG
- a CDS encoding flagellar basal body L-ring protein FlgH — MAVVLLAGCAARQEPTPMPVLTPPQIVEQDPADNPGSLFDENRAEYLFEDNRARRVGDIVMVNVSESSSSTLKADTTAKRDTQTDMGITAMPNTGLLGELPLGTLGAKAGFDIAAGAKNDFTGSGEATQEASFTATVATRIVRRMPGGVLQVEGARRIRVYNETQILVVRGLIRERDIQSSNAVSSNNLAEAQIEVYGEGVLADKQKPGWLSRLLDNIYPF; from the coding sequence ATGGCAGTGGTTCTGCTTGCGGGTTGTGCCGCACGCCAGGAGCCCACGCCCATGCCGGTGCTGACGCCTCCGCAGATCGTGGAACAGGATCCTGCGGATAATCCCGGTTCCCTGTTTGACGAAAACCGGGCCGAATACCTTTTCGAGGACAATCGCGCCCGCCGTGTGGGTGACATTGTCATGGTCAATGTTTCCGAATCATCAAGCTCCACGCTGAAGGCGGATACCACTGCCAAACGCGACACCCAGACGGATATGGGAATTACGGCCATGCCCAATACCGGCTTGCTGGGCGAACTGCCTTTGGGAACGCTGGGCGCCAAGGCCGGCTTTGATATTGCGGCCGGAGCAAAGAACGATTTCACGGGCAGCGGTGAAGCCACGCAGGAAGCCTCGTTTACGGCCACGGTTGCCACACGCATCGTGCGCAGGATGCCGGGCGGTGTGCTGCAGGTCGAGGGTGCGCGTCGCATCCGTGTGTACAACGAAACACAGATACTCGTGGTTCGTGGGCTTATTCGGGAACGTGACATCCAGTCGAGCAACGCTGTTTCCTCCAACAACCTGGCCGAGGCGCAGATCGAAGTCTACGGCGAAGGCGTGCTGGCAGACAAACAGAAGCCCGGTTGGCTCTCCCGGCTGTTGGACAACATTTATCCCTTCTAG